In one window of Kosmotoga pacifica DNA:
- the rpmI gene encoding 50S ribosomal protein L35, which translates to MGKLKMKTHRATAKRFKITGSGKVMRQHSGRNHNTGKKSESNRREARKWEELSKGMAKKVKKSLGL; encoded by the coding sequence ATGGGTAAACTCAAGATGAAAACACACAGAGCCACCGCAAAACGTTTCAAGATAACGGGAAGCGGCAAGGTAATGAGACAACACTCTGGAAGAAATCATAATACAGGCAAGAAGAGCGAAAGTAACAGAAGGGAAGCCAGAAAATGGGAAGAACTTTCCAAAGGTATGGCTAAAAAAGTAAAAAAGAGTCTGGGATTATAA
- the infC gene encoding translation initiation factor IF-3: MARDEKKIIKNTDIRTPKVRVVDEDGEQLGILPTDEAIKIAQEKSLDLVLVAPNANPPVARIMDFGKYKYEKEKREREAKKRSKQSQLKQMKFRLRIDTHDFMTKVNRIREFLSKGSKVRVVIMFRGREMAFSEQGAQLLEKVRLELEDIAEVDRAPKMEGRDMWMILKPKSPQGGKADG, from the coding sequence ATAGCTAGGGATGAAAAGAAAATCATTAAGAACACTGACATTCGAACGCCAAAAGTTCGAGTCGTAGATGAAGACGGGGAGCAACTTGGGATTCTTCCAACAGATGAAGCCATTAAGATCGCTCAAGAGAAGAGTCTGGATTTAGTACTTGTAGCACCTAATGCCAATCCTCCAGTTGCGAGGATCATGGATTTCGGAAAGTACAAATACGAAAAAGAAAAGAGAGAGAGAGAAGCCAAAAAACGCTCGAAACAGTCTCAGCTTAAACAGATGAAATTCAGACTTCGTATTGATACTCATGATTTCATGACAAAGGTCAACAGGATAAGAGAATTCCTTTCAAAAGGAAGTAAAGTGAGAGTTGTGATCATGTTCCGGGGTAGAGAAATGGCCTTCAGTGAGCAGGGAGCCCAACTTCTGGAAAAGGTCAGACTTGAGCTTGAAGATATAGCAGAAGTTGACAGAGCACCGAAGATGGAAGGTCGGGATATGTGGATGATACTCAAACCAAAATCACCTCAGGGAGGTAAAGCTGATGGGTAA
- a CDS encoding carbon-nitrogen hydrolase family protein, producing MAKNKIRVGIVQFFSDPKNPGENLEKAVTYIELLTEKSIDLILLPEMFNTGYGTSEEVLNNAVEMYDETIETLSAVADFNDVAIVGGIARKAGKDLYNSTVVMLPYNDPLFYDKTHLFRKEKEVFKPGKTLFTFSYSGVNFGVLMCYEIGFPEVSRTLVKKGAHILLVPFAFGRERELIYETTTRARAIENGAFLVTASQIGKSSEMEFIGRSRIVSPGGRLLADAGNAEGIIWAELNLSEIDTYRYTEKGDSHGYFANFREDLYE from the coding sequence ATGGCTAAAAACAAAATCAGAGTTGGCATTGTTCAATTCTTTTCAGATCCGAAAAACCCCGGTGAAAATCTTGAAAAGGCCGTAACATACATCGAACTGTTAACTGAGAAAAGCATTGATTTGATCCTGCTTCCAGAAATGTTTAACACTGGATACGGTACATCGGAAGAGGTATTGAATAACGCGGTAGAAATGTACGATGAAACTATTGAAACTCTGTCTGCCGTAGCAGATTTTAACGATGTAGCGATCGTTGGTGGAATCGCGAGAAAAGCTGGTAAAGATCTTTACAATTCTACCGTGGTCATGTTGCCCTATAATGATCCACTCTTTTACGATAAGACGCACCTGTTCAGAAAAGAAAAGGAAGTCTTCAAGCCCGGAAAAACGTTGTTTACTTTCAGTTATTCCGGAGTGAATTTTGGCGTTCTCATGTGCTATGAGATTGGCTTCCCGGAAGTTTCAAGAACACTTGTCAAGAAAGGTGCTCACATTCTTCTCGTTCCTTTTGCCTTCGGGAGGGAACGAGAGTTAATATACGAAACCACGACAAGAGCTCGAGCAATCGAGAACGGTGCTTTCCTCGTGACGGCAAGCCAGATTGGCAAAAGCTCTGAGATGGAGTTCATTGGAAGAAGCCGAATAGTTTCACCTGGTGGCAGGTTACTTGCTGATGCAGGAAACGCTGAAGGCATTATATGGGCGGAACTTAACCTCTCTGAAATAGACACATATAGATATACCGAAAAGGGTGATTCACATGGATATTTCGCAAATTTCAGAGAAGATTTATATGAATGA
- a CDS encoding TIGR04013 family B12-binding domain/radical SAM domain-containing protein, which produces MFGKSFNTLLKKGSSGLKIAFYRTKSNRYSIAALLGATEDLDFSVVLVDDKEKLKSLSRDTYIALSFMSPEAHEHLRLAKELINKGYRVIAGGPHASARGEQLLKAGFFAVFIGEAEESFRTFITRPEPGLWKTSEIIDLNKFPPFSMKHGLFSPIEITRGCPFSCNYCQTPRLFGRRIRHRSLEQIIAFSRKSVELGRKVARFISPNAFGYGSANGVIPDVKTIEELLKGVREVGMREVYFGSFPSDVRPESVTEDVLELVKNYCDNRTIVIGLQSGSERILKLLRRGHTVEGAVKAIELIARKGFTPYVDMIFGFPFETQEDIQKSLEISLKLHEKYGAIIHGHTFMPLPGTPFENLKAVISPENLKVIGRLAARGIIKGQWQRQIEISKKIGNLEA; this is translated from the coding sequence ATGTTCGGAAAATCCTTCAACACCCTTCTGAAAAAGGGGAGTAGTGGTTTGAAAATAGCTTTCTATAGAACAAAAAGCAATAGATACAGTATAGCTGCTCTCCTGGGAGCAACCGAGGATTTGGATTTCTCAGTTGTTTTGGTCGACGATAAGGAAAAACTCAAGTCCCTATCAAGGGACACTTATATAGCACTATCCTTCATGAGCCCGGAAGCGCATGAGCACTTGAGACTTGCAAAAGAGCTCATAAATAAAGGATACAGGGTCATTGCAGGAGGTCCCCATGCTTCTGCCCGTGGCGAACAACTGTTAAAAGCCGGTTTTTTTGCAGTATTTATCGGTGAAGCTGAAGAGAGTTTCCGGACGTTTATCACACGACCAGAGCCTGGATTGTGGAAAACCTCTGAAATAATTGACCTCAACAAATTTCCTCCTTTTTCAATGAAGCATGGGCTCTTCTCTCCCATTGAAATTACGCGCGGTTGCCCTTTCAGTTGTAATTACTGCCAGACCCCGAGACTATTTGGCAGGAGGATCAGGCACAGGAGTTTGGAGCAAATAATCGCTTTCTCAAGAAAAAGTGTTGAACTCGGGCGAAAGGTTGCACGTTTCATCTCACCTAACGCTTTCGGTTACGGCTCAGCAAATGGCGTCATTCCGGACGTAAAGACTATCGAAGAACTGTTGAAGGGTGTTAGAGAGGTCGGAATGAGGGAAGTGTATTTCGGTTCCTTCCCTTCGGATGTTAGACCTGAGTCTGTTACAGAAGACGTTCTTGAGCTCGTTAAAAACTACTGTGACAATCGGACAATTGTTATCGGTCTCCAGAGCGGGAGTGAAAGAATATTGAAACTTTTAAGGCGAGGTCACACCGTTGAAGGAGCAGTGAAAGCCATTGAGCTAATCGCTCGAAAGGGATTCACTCCTTATGTGGATATGATATTCGGTTTTCCTTTTGAAACTCAGGAGGACATTCAAAAATCGCTGGAAATTTCACTGAAGTTACATGAAAAATATGGTGCTATAATCCATGGTCACACGTTCATGCCACTACCTGGAACACCCTTTGAGAATCTAAAAGCAGTGATCTCACCAGAGAATCTGAAGGTCATCGGACGTCTCGCTGCCAGAGGTATAATAAAAGGGCAGTGGCAGAGACAAATAGAGATATCCAAAAAAATCGGTAATCTGGAGGCTTAA
- a CDS encoding tetratricopeptide repeat protein — MKKIILLVLFTVILTSLFAIDYETIYPQFAEARSYQKKPDLVRVMFTLEKAPETWENVELLTLLADCYREYANWATEVDKELYYQKARETAEKAIQMDPEYGYAYYVAGAAIGQLAQYVGIVKSLFMLGDFDKYIGKAMELLPDNHFPFFAMAMRYRDTPWPFKDFKKSEELFLKAISLNPAYLDTYYEFAMLYDKWDKKDRAIEYCKKVLEMPIYEDYVKVSEEAKEKAENWLKANGAL, encoded by the coding sequence ATGAAAAAAATTATTCTATTAGTTCTTTTTACGGTAATACTCACGAGCCTATTCGCCATCGATTATGAAACGATTTATCCTCAGTTTGCGGAAGCCAGATCATATCAAAAAAAACCTGATCTTGTCAGGGTGATGTTTACTCTGGAAAAGGCTCCTGAAACATGGGAAAATGTGGAATTACTGACTTTGCTTGCTGATTGTTACAGAGAATACGCTAACTGGGCAACAGAAGTCGACAAAGAACTTTATTACCAGAAAGCACGAGAAACTGCTGAAAAAGCCATACAAATGGATCCTGAATACGGATATGCCTATTATGTCGCCGGTGCTGCCATAGGACAACTTGCACAGTATGTAGGAATCGTAAAATCCTTGTTCATGCTCGGTGACTTCGACAAATACATTGGCAAGGCCATGGAACTGCTTCCTGACAATCATTTCCCTTTCTTCGCAATGGCAATGAGATATCGTGATACACCGTGGCCTTTCAAAGATTTCAAAAAATCCGAAGAACTGTTCCTTAAGGCCATAAGCTTGAATCCTGCCTACCTCGACACGTACTATGAGTTCGCCATGCTTTACGACAAATGGGATAAGAAAGACAGAGCTATAGAGTACTGCAAGAAGGTTCTTGAAATGCCGATTTATGAAGACTATGTGAAAGTAAGTGAAGAAGCTAAAGAAAAGGCTGAAAATTGGCTTAAAGCTAATGGAGCACTGTGA
- the thiI gene encoding tRNA uracil 4-sulfurtransferase ThiI, producing MKLVIVRYGEIGLKGRNKKYFELALERNIRNQLPGVKTRTTGGRVYVETGEYPLEDVKKTLERTFGIQNFSMGTMVGFDVEEILSAALEVSEVEVSKGRKSFKVETKRANKKFPVRSLELSAFLGEKILEKFPELHVDVHNPEFVVGVEVRNRGTLLFSSKLAGPGGIPVGVSGKGLLLLSGGIDSPVAGWYSLKRGLDVHGIHFASPPYTGEKALEKVIDLARLLSMYNGGREFKLYNVGFTKAQLTVHRRVPEKFSLIIQRRTMMRIATEIADKLGYKVLITGENVGQVASQTIENMYAITEATNKLVLRPLTGFDKIETIDVARRIGSFEISTRPYEDCCTVFVPKEPATKARIKDILRTESGIDFDTLVNEAVQLTKVYTIKHGQVIGVEAFKVAE from the coding sequence ATGAAGCTGGTGATTGTAAGGTATGGTGAAATAGGCCTCAAAGGCAGGAACAAGAAGTATTTTGAGCTCGCTCTGGAGAGGAATATCCGCAATCAATTACCTGGAGTAAAGACGAGGACCACGGGTGGAAGGGTCTATGTCGAAACTGGAGAATATCCTCTGGAGGATGTTAAGAAGACCCTCGAAAGGACTTTCGGGATACAGAACTTCAGCATGGGGACCATGGTGGGCTTTGATGTTGAAGAAATTCTTTCGGCTGCTCTCGAGGTATCGGAAGTTGAAGTTAGCAAAGGAAGAAAAAGCTTCAAAGTTGAAACTAAAAGGGCGAATAAGAAGTTTCCTGTTCGAAGCCTGGAACTCAGTGCTTTCCTTGGAGAGAAAATCCTTGAGAAATTTCCAGAACTCCACGTAGATGTCCACAACCCTGAATTTGTAGTCGGCGTCGAGGTTAGAAACAGGGGAACGCTTCTATTCAGCAGTAAACTGGCAGGACCAGGTGGGATCCCTGTGGGTGTAAGTGGTAAGGGTTTGTTGCTTCTTTCGGGTGGGATAGACAGCCCCGTTGCTGGCTGGTATTCGTTGAAGCGTGGACTCGATGTGCATGGAATTCATTTTGCGAGTCCACCATATACCGGTGAAAAAGCTCTTGAAAAAGTTATTGATCTTGCCAGACTGCTTTCAATGTATAATGGAGGCAGGGAGTTCAAACTTTACAATGTTGGATTTACAAAAGCGCAACTCACAGTGCACAGAAGAGTGCCTGAAAAATTCAGTTTAATCATACAGCGCCGAACTATGATGAGGATCGCAACTGAAATCGCCGATAAATTAGGGTACAAAGTCCTCATTACGGGCGAAAATGTGGGACAGGTTGCGAGCCAGACTATCGAGAACATGTATGCTATTACCGAAGCAACGAACAAATTAGTTCTGAGGCCCCTAACGGGTTTTGACAAGATTGAAACTATAGATGTGGCAAGAAGAATCGGAAGCTTCGAAATCTCCACAAGACCCTATGAAGATTGTTGTACGGTTTTTGTCCCAAAGGAACCGGCAACAAAAGCAAGAATAAAAGATATCTTGAGAACCGAAAGCGGAATTGACTTTGATACACTTGTAAATGAAGCTGTTCAACTCACGAAAGTTTACACGATAAAACATGGGCAGGTGATTGGGGTTGAAGCTTTTAAAGTGGCTGAATGA
- a CDS encoding lysophospholipid acyltransferase family protein — protein sequence MKLLKWLNDIPFVLLTLWVFIAFVGYVLVYGSVVLFIGWIIEKIAGREKAKRYIGKEVARFGRNAFRAIGAKVRAYGREKVPSKGPMVIISNHQSAFDIPLVAGYVRGEISFIAKVEVSKIPGLAQFVKRLDGVFIDRGNRLQTVGVIRNIMKILKNGGTIMLFPEGTRSVDGELQSFRKGSLALPYRMKVPIVPVALDGTKDIMVKGRLLVRPAKVRLKILDPVDPKEFESEEELEKHLQALIGKALKELRSMS from the coding sequence TTGAAGCTTTTAAAGTGGCTGAATGATATTCCTTTTGTTCTTCTAACGCTCTGGGTTTTTATTGCCTTTGTGGGTTACGTGTTGGTTTATGGTTCTGTAGTCCTTTTTATTGGATGGATTATTGAAAAAATCGCTGGCAGGGAGAAAGCAAAGAGATATATTGGCAAAGAAGTGGCCAGATTTGGCAGAAACGCTTTTAGAGCAATAGGTGCAAAAGTCAGAGCCTATGGCAGAGAGAAAGTCCCATCAAAGGGACCAATGGTGATCATCTCGAATCATCAGAGTGCATTTGATATACCTCTAGTTGCTGGCTATGTGCGAGGAGAGATTTCTTTTATTGCCAAAGTGGAAGTCTCAAAAATTCCTGGGCTTGCGCAATTTGTCAAGAGGTTGGATGGGGTCTTCATTGATCGTGGGAACAGGTTGCAGACAGTGGGAGTGATTAGGAATATTATGAAGATCCTCAAAAATGGCGGAACGATAATGTTGTTTCCAGAAGGAACACGCAGTGTTGATGGGGAATTGCAGAGTTTTAGGAAAGGAAGTCTTGCATTGCCTTACAGAATGAAAGTTCCTATTGTTCCCGTCGCACTGGATGGCACAAAGGATATAATGGTAAAGGGGAGACTGCTCGTGAGACCCGCGAAGGTAAGATTGAAAATACTGGATCCAGTCGACCCCAAAGAGTTTGAGAGCGAGGAGGAGCTTGAAAAGCATCTTCAAGCACTCATCGGCAAAGCTCTTAAGGAGCTCAGAAGTATGAGCTGA
- a CDS encoding bifunctional nuclease family protein, translating to MLKVKIRGLALDQTNSPVVILEVDNSNRGFGIWIGPFEAESLALAVSGKEYPRPLTYDLFINTIKAANAMFEKAIIHSVKENIYYATLYLIDGDGEEKEIDARPSDCLVLAVKYGFPVYVAEEVFESSAIDLSKIPTGYTEDDEEESEQNEDEFKKFLNNIDIEDIKKYLEKKKGKEEE from the coding sequence ATGTTGAAAGTCAAGATCCGCGGACTGGCCCTTGATCAAACGAACTCGCCTGTTGTTATACTGGAAGTTGATAACTCTAACAGAGGCTTTGGCATCTGGATAGGTCCCTTTGAAGCAGAATCACTGGCTCTTGCTGTGAGCGGGAAGGAATATCCCAGACCCCTTACATATGACCTATTCATTAACACCATAAAAGCAGCGAATGCAATGTTTGAAAAGGCTATCATTCATTCCGTTAAGGAGAACATCTATTACGCAACGCTCTATCTAATCGATGGCGATGGGGAAGAAAAAGAAATAGACGCGAGGCCGTCAGATTGTCTGGTACTGGCGGTTAAGTATGGATTTCCCGTTTACGTTGCAGAGGAAGTCTTTGAAAGTAGTGCTATCGATCTAAGCAAAATCCCCACCGGTTATACTGAAGACGATGAAGAAGAGTCTGAGCAAAACGAAGATGAATTCAAGAAGTTTCTGAATAACATCGATATAGAAGACATCAAAAAATACCTAGAAAAAAAGAAAGGAAAAGAAGAAGAATAA
- a CDS encoding polyprenyl synthetase family protein, which yields MPMLSLKEFISLFNSYLKRKIEKLGHSQEFTPLLSYTPLSGGKRLRPYLIYLFSEPLGVSKEIYLELGTAVELFHSGSLVQDDLPSLDNDDYRRGKPALHKLYGEGRALLAADYLMLYSGKIISSISLPAKLIVELMELWNETALEVIEGEFLDISISKGRPEEVEKIHRLKTASLFGFCFSSPYVCAGEVRKAISMKSAGIDFGRAFQIFDDIKDKVGSIATLGKTPGKDESQGRPSALRYMEIEEAKEYARKLYTEAIKKIEFIEARKALLEILSMIEKY from the coding sequence ATGCCAATGCTTTCTTTGAAAGAGTTTATCTCTCTTTTCAATAGTTATCTGAAGCGGAAGATAGAAAAATTGGGCCATTCTCAAGAATTTACCCCCCTTCTGTCTTATACACCTCTAAGTGGAGGAAAAAGACTGCGGCCCTACCTTATTTACCTCTTTTCTGAACCTCTGGGTGTTTCAAAAGAAATTTATCTGGAATTGGGTACAGCTGTTGAATTATTTCACAGTGGTAGTCTTGTTCAGGATGACCTGCCGTCTCTAGATAATGATGATTATAGAAGGGGAAAACCGGCTCTACACAAACTATATGGTGAAGGCCGCGCCTTACTTGCAGCGGATTATCTGATGCTCTATTCAGGGAAGATAATCTCTAGTATATCACTACCCGCCAAGCTAATAGTCGAACTGATGGAGCTTTGGAATGAAACCGCCCTTGAAGTTATTGAAGGAGAGTTTCTGGATATCAGTATCAGCAAAGGCCGGCCGGAAGAAGTCGAAAAAATTCACCGCTTAAAAACGGCTTCATTATTTGGTTTTTGTTTCTCATCTCCATATGTCTGTGCGGGTGAAGTTCGAAAAGCAATTTCTATGAAAAGTGCAGGCATCGATTTTGGCAGGGCTTTTCAGATATTCGATGATATCAAGGATAAGGTCGGCAGCATTGCAACGCTGGGAAAAACACCGGGCAAAGACGAATCTCAAGGGCGCCCCAGCGCATTGAGGTATATGGAAATAGAGGAAGCAAAGGAATACGCAAGAAAACTATATACAGAAGCCATCAAAAAGATAGAATTTATCGAAGCTAGAAAAGCTCTACTCGAGATCCTCTCAATGATAGAGAAATATTAG
- a CDS encoding serine/threonine protein kinase, whose protein sequence is MDITTSNGGISIRLPLKSGIFLNGRYRVVASLGSGGFGITYLALDTARNDRKVAIKEFFPKNCTREGKEIVFTEEPEKTFQRIAEFIEEAKMITTVEDKRIVKVLDYFLENNTAYYVMEYVEGKTLKEHIKLHGPPGTREAIELIKEIALGLKAIHDRGILHGDLKPSNIMINSEGVKIMDFGAASFTNTIYTMTHGKIISWSYSSPERFHNQTIITLQSDIYSLGGILFFIVSGEDPIPAPEREKGIALPIPPVSYKIRRIIKKAMALEPFQRYPTVNHFLKALKSFF, encoded by the coding sequence ATGGATATTACCACGTCTAATGGGGGGATTTCAATAAGATTACCATTGAAAAGCGGAATTTTTCTGAATGGTCGTTATAGAGTCGTTGCGAGTCTTGGTTCAGGCGGTTTTGGAATAACTTATTTAGCGCTAGATACTGCCAGGAATGACCGTAAAGTAGCAATAAAGGAATTCTTTCCAAAAAACTGCACCAGAGAAGGGAAGGAGATTGTATTTACCGAAGAACCCGAAAAGACCTTCCAGCGTATCGCTGAGTTTATTGAAGAGGCAAAGATGATAACCACAGTCGAAGACAAGCGGATAGTCAAGGTTCTTGACTATTTTCTGGAAAATAACACTGCCTATTACGTAATGGAGTATGTCGAAGGAAAAACGTTAAAAGAACATATAAAATTACACGGCCCGCCTGGTACAAGAGAAGCTATCGAATTGATTAAAGAGATCGCTCTGGGATTAAAAGCGATACATGATAGGGGTATATTGCACGGCGATTTGAAGCCTTCTAACATCATGATAAATTCTGAAGGTGTTAAGATAATGGATTTTGGGGCAGCCAGTTTTACAAACACGATCTATACCATGACCCATGGGAAGATAATTTCATGGAGCTATTCTTCGCCCGAAAGGTTTCACAATCAAACCATTATAACCCTTCAATCGGACATCTATTCTCTTGGTGGTATTCTCTTTTTTATCGTGAGTGGAGAAGACCCGATACCCGCTCCTGAAAGAGAAAAGGGAATAGCGCTCCCTATTCCGCCGGTGAGTTATAAGATAAGACGAATCATAAAAAAAGCCATGGCTTTAGAACCTTTCCAGCGTTATCCAACTGTGAACCACTTTTTGAAAGCACTCAAATCTTTTTTCTAA
- a CDS encoding PHP domain-containing protein: MLADLHMHSHHSDGTKSVEELVEIVLSKKIRFFSITDHDNMKAQHKASKLAEQLGLTYVSGIEIGCRYTGGIMDILGYNVDYNDRTFLQFLEKLIEHRDNRNELIVRKLNELGFEISMSEIFQESNGTIVGRPHISRVMLKKGYVQDLNDAFEKYIGEGRPAYVDKNKYRSDEVISYIRNAGGIAILAHPFSLNLEPKDLTQKVAELVSFGLQGIEVFYKEYNAEDQNILLEIAKNFHLLVTGGSDYHGDNKPDIEPGVEIPDKYLWEFISFLNLQKPL, translated from the coding sequence ATGCTAGCCGATTTACATATGCATTCTCATCATTCTGATGGAACGAAAAGCGTTGAAGAGCTTGTTGAAATAGTGTTATCTAAAAAGATTAGATTCTTTTCGATAACCGATCATGATAATATGAAAGCGCAACATAAGGCCTCTAAACTGGCGGAGCAACTTGGACTGACTTATGTGTCAGGTATTGAAATAGGTTGCCGATATACCGGTGGAATTATGGACATACTCGGTTACAATGTTGACTATAATGACAGGACATTCCTTCAATTCCTCGAGAAACTGATTGAACACCGTGACAACAGAAATGAGTTGATAGTCAGGAAATTGAATGAATTGGGTTTTGAGATAAGTATGTCAGAAATCTTTCAGGAATCAAATGGTACGATTGTTGGGCGCCCTCACATATCCAGAGTCATGTTGAAGAAAGGATATGTTCAGGATCTGAACGATGCTTTCGAAAAATACATTGGAGAAGGCAGACCAGCTTATGTAGATAAGAACAAGTACAGATCGGATGAAGTCATTTCATACATTAGAAACGCGGGTGGAATTGCAATCCTCGCTCACCCCTTTTCTCTCAATCTCGAACCCAAAGATCTCACTCAAAAAGTGGCAGAACTTGTCTCATTTGGTCTTCAGGGGATTGAGGTGTTTTATAAGGAATACAACGCTGAGGATCAAAATATCTTACTCGAAATAGCAAAAAACTTCCACCTGCTGGTAACAGGTGGAAGTGATTATCATGGAGATAACAAACCTGATATAGAACCGGGAGTGGAAATTCCTGACAAATACCTGTGGGAATTTATCTCTTTTCTTAACCTCCAGAAACCGCTCTAA
- a CDS encoding MoaD/ThiS family protein, which produces MLDEKEYNFDEAFSVKKLLETLNLNPESHIVLVNGAIKTSDSKISEDAEVRIVRAVSGG; this is translated from the coding sequence ATGTTAGATGAAAAAGAATACAATTTTGACGAGGCTTTCAGCGTTAAAAAGCTACTTGAAACGTTGAACCTTAACCCTGAATCGCATATAGTTCTAGTCAATGGAGCAATCAAAACCTCCGACTCAAAGATATCAGAAGATGCGGAAGTTAGGATAGTTAGAGCGGTTTCTGGAGGTTAA
- a CDS encoding bifunctional enoyl-CoA hydratase/phosphate acetyltransferase, whose translation MFKSFEDVLKKARELKKTKKVVLVGSEDVEGIKALKKAKDEGVANAVLVGNKETTSKIQKELGTNFPTVDARSPEEASEKGVKLISSGEADILMKGLVKTATLLKAVLNKEWGLRGKNLLSHIAALDVPTIDRLIFVSDGGMVIRPDLQQKVAIIENSVKFMHKLGYVYPRVALIAAVEVVNPDMPETMDAAVISKMAERKQLPPCYIDGPLGIDNALNEYAARVKKVSGEVAGKADLLIVPDIHSGNFLGKSAVYLSGGTIAGLILGARAPIVIVSRADTERAKLASIALAVLGSN comes from the coding sequence TTGTTTAAGAGTTTTGAAGATGTTCTGAAAAAGGCGAGAGAATTAAAAAAGACAAAAAAGGTTGTCCTGGTAGGCTCCGAGGACGTTGAAGGAATAAAAGCACTTAAGAAAGCGAAAGATGAGGGTGTTGCCAACGCCGTGCTCGTTGGAAACAAAGAAACAACCAGCAAAATCCAGAAAGAACTGGGAACGAACTTCCCAACTGTGGATGCCCGCAGCCCTGAAGAGGCTTCCGAAAAAGGAGTGAAACTCATATCAAGTGGTGAAGCAGACATCCTGATGAAAGGGCTGGTGAAAACCGCCACTCTGTTAAAGGCTGTTCTCAATAAAGAATGGGGATTAAGAGGGAAAAATCTTTTAAGCCACATTGCAGCATTGGACGTTCCCACAATCGACAGACTGATCTTTGTTTCCGACGGCGGAATGGTAATAAGACCTGACCTGCAACAAAAAGTTGCAATAATTGAGAACTCTGTAAAATTCATGCATAAGCTTGGTTATGTATATCCTCGTGTTGCTCTCATAGCTGCCGTGGAAGTTGTCAATCCAGATATGCCTGAAACTATGGACGCAGCGGTAATATCAAAGATGGCAGAAAGAAAGCAATTGCCCCCATGTTATATAGATGGCCCATTAGGAATTGATAACGCTCTCAATGAATACGCCGCCCGTGTAAAAAAGGTTTCGGGAGAAGTCGCTGGCAAAGCGGACCTTCTGATTGTACCTGATATTCATTCAGGAAATTTCCTTGGTAAATCCGCCGTCTACCTTTCCGGTGGAACGATAGCTGGCCTCATACTCGGTGCTAGGGCGCCAATAGTGATTGTGTCGAGGGCAGACACCGAAAGGGCAAAGTTAGCCTCCATAGCTCTTGCGGTGCTTGGATCGAACTGA